Within Wyeomyia smithii strain HCP4-BCI-WySm-NY-G18 chromosome 2, ASM2978416v1, whole genome shotgun sequence, the genomic segment CTCAAAGAACCAAAAAATCAATGGCCGGTGAATAAGGAGAATGTTGGAACAACCGATGAAGAGATTTTATCAAATGTGCTTCACCATTATGAGTACATACCCATAATACGTTTCGAGCGATTTTCTAGATGGAAGCGCCTTCACAGAGCTGTGGCATATGTATTACGGTATCTGTCCTATCGACGCAGAAAGGTTCGTTCCCCACCAAGTGCTATACCGTTCACCCAGGAAGAATTACAGCAGTCAGAATGGTGTATATACCGTCAGGTGCAAAAGGAAGCTTTCCCCGAAGAATATAACCTTTTAATCAACCACAACGcaccagaaactaaaagtataTTGGCAAAATCCAGTAAGCTCTACAAATTAAGTCCGTTCGTTGACCATGCTGGAGTCTTAAGGATGAACAGCCGCATTAAATCGTGCCAGTTTATTGCAGATTCGGTCAAATATCCTATCTTACTACCCAAACGGCACTATTTGACAGACCTAATAATAGCTGATTACCACTGTGAATATAAACACCTAAATCATGAGACAGTGATAAATGAAATTCGTCTCAAATTTCATATTCCGCAGCTTCGCGCAGCATGCAAACGTGTCAGGTACAATTGCCAAATGTGCAAGATACAAAGAGCTAAACCAACACCTCCTATGATGGCGGAGCTTCCGGTGGCGCGAATGGCTGCATTCACTCGTCCGTTTTCGTATACTGGTGTAGACTATTTTGGACCAATGTCAGTAGTAGTCGGAAGAAGAACAGAGAAACGTTGGGGTGTTCTAATGACCTGTTTAACAGTTAGAGCTATTCACATCGAAATCGCACATTCTCTTTCCACCGACTCGTGTATCCTAGCCCTAAGAAATTTTGTGGCCAGGAGAGGGGCACCAATTGAAATCTTCAGTGATCGCGGTACAAATTTTATTGGGGCAGGACGTATTCTACGAGACGAGCTGCAAAAAGTGGACCAAAATAAAATGATGGAGCACTTTGTAAGTCCGAATACCAAATGGACGTATAACCCCCCCGCTGCTCCACACTTTGGGGGAAGCTGGGAGCGATTAATCCAATCGGTTAAAAAGATCCTGGACCAAATAAAGCCAAGGCAACTTCCGACTGATGAGCTACTAAGAAACATGCTGTCTGAAGTCGAAATGATAATTAATTCAAGACCGCTTACGGACGTACCGATAGACGCAGATTCTTTGTTTCCCCTAACACCGAATCACTTCATCCTAGGGTCTTCCAATGGTGCCAAACCCCCGATCGCATTTAATAACAATACAGTTTTGTTAAACAACTCGTGGAAGGCGTCGCAAGCCTACGCAGATGAAATCTGGAGACGTTTTATCACGGAGTATTTGCCAACACTCACGCGAAGATCAAAGTGGTTTCAACAGACGCGACCAATACAGGTAGGCGATGTTGCCGTCATCGTAGACAACCGCCTTCCAAGGAATTGTTGGCCGAAGGGACGAGTTATAGAGATCGTCCGTTCTAAGGATCGACAAGTACGGCGAGTAACATTGCAAACATCCCAAGGAAGATTGGAGAGACCTGCAGTGAACATCGCAATCCTGGACGTCGGTTCCAGTTCGAGTAAGTCGGACCAAGGCCACGACGTACTGGGGGGGAATGTCACCCTGTCTGTGACGAACCAACATTCAGCGAGTTCCCCTGGTGCTACCAATTCACAATAGGCCTATTGAAGCGACGCTTTATCCATCATCCGCACGAGCGATACCGATCGGAAACGATCTACGATCAACGATAAAACAGCCATGTTGAATGTAGATCGCCACTTCAGGAGTAGCAGCAGACTGAACCAGCGGCTTAGCGAAAGTGGTGATTATTATACTTATAGTTCTACTAAAgttaaatttataattattataaaatacctaaaatttaataa encodes:
- the LOC129721483 gene encoding uncharacterized protein LOC129721483 → MAEKRLVCLERRMSRDDLLAKTLEEKIREYESKGFIRKLSPKEVAEKHPRKWYLPIFPVMNPNKPGKVRIVWDAAARVGGLSLNSVLLTGPDQLASLPSVLYRFREYRFAIAADIREMFHQVEINEDDQQSQRFLWRDGDSRRSPDVYIMKVMTFGATCSPSCAQFVKNTNAARFQQQFPRAVACIQKDHYVDDLLTSEENEDEAIQLASDVRFIHAQGGFELHNWLSNSNRLLETVSEAGAVEKDLNLSSEMATEKVLGMWWSISSDTFTFKLSPKHDRELLSGQKIPTKRELLKTLMRIYDPLGLMTGFLMFLKILLQEVWRAKTDWDAEIPPGLADKWMEWLKVLPQAERLSIPRCYRQTTTAAEDNVAQLHIFVDAGRDGLVAVAYLRFEQAGTIECALVGAKARVAPLKYVSVPRLELQAAVIGTRMAASIAAVHRVKISERYFWTDSRDVICWIISDHRRYSTYVAHRVGEILEATEPAEWNWISTRLNPADEGTKWQKIPDLTASGRWFTGPDFLKEPKNQWPVNKENVGTTDEEILSNVLHHYEYIPIIRFERFSRWKRLHRAVAYVLRYLSYRRRKVRSPPSAIPFTQEELQQSEWCIYRQVQKEAFPEEYNLLINHNAPETKSILAKSSKLYKLSPFVDHAGVLRMNSRIKSCQFIADSVKYPILLPKRHYLTDLIIADYHCEYKHLNHETVINEIRLKFHIPQLRAACKRVRYNCQMCKIQRAKPTPPMMAELPVARMAAFTRPFSYTGVDYFGPMSVVVGRRTEKRWGVLMTCLTVRAIHIEIAHSLSTDSCILALRNFVARRGAPIEIFSDRGTNFIGAGRILRDELQKVDQNKMMEHFVSPNTKWTYNPPAAPHFGGSWERLIQSVKKILDQIKPRQLPTDELLRNMLSEVEMIINSRPLTDVPIDADSLFPLTPNHFILGSSNGAKPPIAFNNNTVLLNNSWKASQAYADEIWRRFITEYLPTLTRRSKWFQQTRPIQVGDVAVIVDNRLPRNCWPKGRVIEIVRSKDRQVRRVTLQTSQGRLERPAVNIAILDVGSSSSKSDQGHDVLGGNVTLSVTNQHSASSPGATNSQ